The window TGCTAACACTTCCAACATGCGAATTAGTcctaaatttcaaatgtcaacctgctggcGCAATCCTCTGGGAAATATTAAACTCTGTGCTAGATGTATGTGCCAATCCATTGAGATATTTGACTAGATGAGAAAAAACTTTGACCTAATGCAGGCCgtctgaaaagtcaggggatcaccactCATCATTAGGATGAAACACCCAGCAGCTGTAAACCATATCATGAAGGGGCCCCAAGCCCCTCATGAAGGGACTAGAGGGAAATGTAGGGGATAACTAGGATCATGTTTAACAGTAACATGTTTTAACCATGATCACAAGGCAGGGCCACTTTAAAGTTGAGTCAGTGTTTGACAGATTTATAACAAGTAAGTGCGTCTTTAATCTGCAATAATGAAAGTTTCATGCtgttaaaaacaatttcacaatACTTCCTCTGTGATACCAAGCTGCAGAGCCTGTTTcctctattgtgtgtgtgtgtgtgtgtgtgtgtgtgtgtgtgtgtgtgtgtgtgtgtgtgtgtgtgtgtgtgtgtgtgtgtgtgtgcgtgcttgtgtgtgtgtgtgtgtgtgtttgagtgaaatTGATCCTGTTCTACAAAATTAAATCTTATATATCTGTAcaagtgtttttgattttccatTGCTTTTGTTATggacataaaaacatgaaattccATAAATGCACAGACCCTAATCACTTCCTTCTtcattatattgtttattttaaaaatcatctgATATTAACACTTTGCACCACAGAGTAAATTTTGGGGAAAACCAAAAATggtcatacagtatgtttcctaCTTTAATCTGGTCACATGCTGCCTGTCATGAAATTTTCACTCATCTCAAATGAGCGAATTCAAAAcagtataagaaaaaaaacttcttagTGAACTTCACCACATCCTCTATTTCACCAAATGTGCTGACCAGAAAAGCAGAGATAACCGAAAAAAGAAGTTCTAGATGggatttatttgtatatttcgGGCCTTTCTGAGATTCATTCTAGTTCTTCTTCAataataaaatgactaaaactaaattgTTATACTTTTAACAAACAGACTTTGGGATCATGTCTTCTGATTAAATCTTTCAATCAACGCATATTGTTTATGTGAGGAACAACCGAAGAATTTCTGTGTCAGAACCACAAGATTGCCCCCCTTGTTCAGAAGTTACTCCATAAGTCTTTGTGCTTTGTGACAGTGGATGTAGTGACGTGATAACTCTGCTCAGATGCTTGTTTGAGCTTGTTGAGCTGTGTCAGGCTTTAGTCCCTTGGAGGTTTTTGGCACGTCCTCTGGAGCTGCGTTACTCAAGTCACATGTATGTCTAGCAGGACATGTCCTTTTGATGAGTGATATTGTCTTGCAATAATGTGCTTTTGAATCTATGATGCACTAATGTACAAAGTTCCTCTTTTAGATTATATTTAGTGTTCATAAACTGTTTCTAAAATTTCCGCAttgtatgttgtattttttgggAATGAgttgaaaacaaaacttgtaTCAGACAGCATcattctctctgcttctttctaAATACCAGCAGAAAGCATTAACAAGTTCTGTGAAGCATTTTAGTGCACATTAAGCAGGTGTgcaggtactgtatgtacacaggATTCACCTTGAAGAATTTAGGCATTAGTTAGCTCCTGTTCCTGAGAAATAAGGTGTTTGACACGGACTTGCCATTATTGAACTTAACAGCAACAAATATGGCAATGCATGCAGGGCAGCGTTTGGAGcattcttgttatttttttaaaagtagctTTCAGAGTATATGAGAGACAGGCTAGAAAAAAGTACGTGAAGGGCTTTGTGCAACAAATTTCCGTTCCAGATGACAATTATGACAATTATTTGTCATACACTCAGTCACACATTTATTCTAATTGCTCATTTTATCGCTTCTTCAGTGTGAATCAGTTGTCAGTTGATCAATCTCTAAAATGTGAGCTTTGCATGAGTAATGGTGCAATAAACCATCAACAGCAATCATAACCTTTACCTAATTTGCAAGAATTTCACTCAAGCAGTCCTTTCACATTACTTGGTTTATTACAGACTTTTAgtcactgtgtttttccagatgGTAACTCTGAATTGGTAACAAATGTTGACCAATGAGCTACAAAGAACAGATTTCATTCAAATCCTAACAGTGTAAATTCCCACTCAGCTGCCAAGAGTCCCAGCTTACGCAACCTGAGGTAGCCTGGGAAATGACTCACTTCCAGGAGCCAGCTATAAGAGGAGTCCTCTTCAGCGCTAGATTCAAACGGCAGAGCGAGAAAGCAGttgaacagagaaaaggaaagtagaggagagagggaacTGCACAAAAATAAGAAGAATACTGCAGAAGTCAAACAACttctttacttttcatttacataGTGCTTCAGTGTTCCTCAGAGGGCTTTCtgaaggacatttttattttttagtggTTTAGTTGTTGCAGAATTTTGCAAAAGGCAAAAATGATGAGCAGCAGAGTCATCGTAACTGCTACAGTGGTGCTTCTGGCCTCATTGGCCATCAGTGAAGGTAAGATTAGTTTGTTATTCAATAACTGAACTGTCACTACTTTGTTGCCCTCTTTTTCTCAATGCATGGAAAGCCACCAGCAAACACTATTGCACTTCCTGACCATATGTGACTCCTGTGTCCTAACAGGGATGAATCTGAGAAGCACAGGAGTGGAGCTGCACTGCCGATGCATCCAGACGGAGAGCAAACCCATCGGCCGCCACATTGAGAAGGTGGAGCTGATTCCTGCCAACTCTCACTGCGAGGAAACTGAGATCATGTAAGACCTCAATTCAAAGCAATCATCCCATTTAGATATGTTGGTACTTTGAGATTTTGTCATTGCCACTTGTTGGCTTTGGCATGAAAGTTTCCTCTAAGTCTGCATATTCTGACTGCATCTTTGTGTCTTGTTGGTGTTGCAGTGCCACTCTGAAAAAAACAGGCGTAGAGGTCTGCCTAGACCCAGCGGCTCCCTGGGTGAAGAGAGTGATTGACAAGATCCTGTCCAAGTAAGTACAGGTCGATCATACAGTACAAGAGCACTCAGACACAATAGTCTAGTTTCATGATTCAACTGGATAATGTCACAGAACATGTCAGAGTCCACTTTTAAGGCACAAAATAATtattcttgtgtttcttttctctgcagcagaagACGCTGATCAGATGGCGAGGGACGACTTTCATGAGTCTGAGGGGTTTATAGACAAATGAAAAGTACCCAAACGCATTTGTCTGATCAGATGATACAGTCATTCCCCTCATTTCCTATTAATACCAGGGGACTGCTTAATGTCCTGATGAGCtgttgaaatggaaaacagaacTCATCTTCTCAGGTTATGTTTGTATCAAACATGCTATTTATTAACAAGTCTGTTCTTGTTTCTATGTCATTTATGTATGTTGTAGTCAATAGCTCTTTGAACCGATTTTGGCTGCTCCTGTATAACGTAAAACTGGAtcacttttcttttgtatctAATTTATGTATTCAAACatatttattgatgtatttatGATATGTATCTTCTTTGGTCTGATTGTTAATCtgttaataaattaaaataagttaaatgaaaatgaaaatggaattGCTTTCTTTTGTCTATCTTGGGTATTATTAAGTAGCCTTTCATGCCACATGTCTGTTGCAAGGATGTAGTCATGAGATTTCCAAGATCAATCAAGAATTAAAGCTTCTCATAACTGATATATTCGcatgtatattgtttttttctttgccactaATTTTAGAATATTGCCTGAATTCAGGCATAATGGATTATAAATAACCAATAATAtgcacagtaaataaaaaacagtaaataagaCAAATAGAAGAAATTTTGTTCCTTAAGgctttaatttatcattttaaaattgatgTGAAGTCTTACACAGAAATTTTCACATGTGTTTTataacacaaaaataactaataattCAATATTCTCTCAGTAAAAACTCTTTAATACACGTGAGGAATTGCTTGGAGTGCCTCATGGAGGAACTGAATAAGTGCCAAGAGGAAGTTGTAGTCATTATTACACAGCATGTGATGCTGCATGTGTAATGACCTCACTGTCTTGCCACAGGGGCTTTGCCCTGAGTTTATTGTCACATGGATAAATAAACCTGTactttaaagcattttaagCATGTTCAACTTCAAGATGTAAGTTCCCCTGTGGCCTTGAGTCAATTTAAGTATGAGCATATTAACAGAGAGCGAAAGCCACAAAGACAATCCTTATTTCATAGCTCAGTCTTAAATAACAGGCTGCTGAGATATTGACCTTATTTACTTGtatagtatatttatatatagtatgtatatatatatatatatatatgtatattttgtaCTGGACTCAACGCCACAGCTTGGACTAGCAACAGACTGGACGTGCTGCTGAACTGAAGATGGATCAGATTCAGTGCTGCACTGTCACATGAACGGTGAACTGTTCATTTACTGTCGGACCTACTGAAGTGTCTTTGAATGGGGATCGATTCACCTACCATTGTATGTACTGAGGTGCGGTGGCCGCTCAGTGAACGAGCTGCATGGTCAGGGACTGGAATCAGCACAGCGATCGGTGATTCCCACCAATTTTTACCTACATTTTCAAGTTTGATGAATTGCAGGCTCATTTGCTGTGAAAAACTTCCCACAGTTGGAACATACACTTCAACGCCTCCAACCTGTATCTCAATGACTTCACATGAGGTTACTCACATTAGCTGTATGGGACTAAGAATTTATTCAgtataaactgaatttaatatgAACCTTCATCATGGTGAGCATTGTTTTGATTATTAAGCTAAGCAACAACCATGACATCTTAGGATGTGTTACAGACAGAGCAATTTTGAATCTTGTCTGTTTACTTCAAACTATAAACAGAGGGGTCTTTGGGGAGTTTAAACTCTTGAGCAATGAATGCCCGGAAGTCCGCTAATATGCATGTTTGATTAGATACTTGAATGAATTTAGTGAACTCTAAGCGCTGTATAAATATTAATTCAACTCGTGATCTCGTGTCAAAAGTCGACTTCTGGTCGGATGAATTAATGAACTAAGCAACAACTTTACTTTGCCCTgattagcaaaaaaaaataatcaaacaaatcaacaacTCCAACTTtaagaaaacatgtaaaaactgaGCATTGATACAATGCCTTACTTTTGCTTCAGCCTTGTATTAACAATAATTTAATGAATGTTTAAATAAACGACTTCTTTCAGCTGCCAGCTCCAGAGCGTATAGTGTTCCCTGTGTGTTCCTGCTAAATTTCGttttaaataaacaatctgGCCATCTTCTTTtcagaaattattattattattattattattattagatgcTTGTTATTGGCCTGTGTGAGGATGCAGGCAAAGGGGTGGGGCTGAGCCCACTGCCAGGGGTAGGTGCGGTAGTGCGGCGTCTGAGGCGCGCAGAGAGACAACGCGCTGGACTGACATGCACCAGAGACAGCGATATGCACACAAAATGCTGCGTCCACGACCTCTGACAAGCTGCTGCATGTGAAGGAAATAAAGCCACAGCAAACGGTATCGCCCAGACGGAAGCTTTCGCGCAGGCAGTGCTTTGCCGCAGAAATCATCCCACCAGAGCTCCTGCCGATGCGCCCCAGCTGTGCATGATTCCCTCCGTTCGGCGTGCAGGTCCAGGACAAAACCGGGCAGTGTTGACGACTGTGCGTGGTGGATACTGTTTGTGAGTGCACCTCCTCCGCTTCTCCGCACACCCCTTGGCAAACTCCTTCAGGATGGCGTTAACGATCTGCACGAGATTTACCGACGAATATCAGCTGTTCGAGGAGCTGGGGAAGTAAGGACGCATGTTTTTTATCATCTGGCATCATCCCCGTTTGAAATGCCAGCCTATTATGTAATAGGCCGCCCTGTCTTAAGGATGTGGATTCCgggctctgtgtgtctgtgcgttttttgtgagtgtgcgtgtgcgctcTGCTGATAGTGTAGTCATGGAGCCTACGCTGCAGGGGTGGCTAAATACGCTATCATGTACCATGCAGGCCCGTGCAATGGCATCCCGTTTGACTCAATCCTGCATTTGAAACCCCGCTTACGTTTCGTGATTAGGAAGGAAGATGTCGAGTCGAGCGCGGCGTCACTCGCCTCCATCCTGTGCAGCCACTGATGTTTCATTTCGACCCTTGGGGTGGCACAGGGGGGCGAGGAGCTCCCTTGCTGTAAATTGAACCGGGGTGAAATGCACCTGGGTGCGTGGAATGGTGAGATTTAGTGCCCCCCATCTCTCctttcccccctccccccaagTCCTCCCCCCTCCCGCCTGACAGAAATACACACTCAGTAATGCGACAGCATGTAGTCGGCGGTGACACATTCCCCCAGCCGAGCATCGAGCTGCGGTCAGTTATCAGACACAGGCAGGGAATTCCTCacccctgagagagagagagagagagagggtgggagcGAAAGATCCGCgtacctgcatgtgtgtgcgcgctcatGGATGAGTATTATACCCCTTTTGGGGGGCGCGTGTCTAGGTTTGTATacatatctgtatgtgtgtgtatattcgTGTGCTCATGCAGTGCCTGACCTGCAGTTCAGGCCCGTGGTACGTGTGACTGTGCAACCCCGTGGTCAGTGGTGCACAGTCCCAGTTGTCTGCAGCCTGGGCAGATACAGTAGATGCAAGTGTACTCCCAGTTACTCAGTGTCTCCCGCTTAGCGTTCTATCAGGAGGAACttaaccccccccacacacacacacatacactgatggAAGCCTTTTTatagtgaagaagaagaaatctaGTCTACAGCCTCAGACCCCTGCCTTTATGATCCTATCCTGTGTTCATCTTACACCATCTGTCATTAATAATGCAGCCATATTGCTTTTATAGTACCTTTTAACTCACCTGGTCCTCTCACTGTGTGCAGCACCATTTTCCcccacactgacatacagtagaGACTAGCTGGTACTGATAGAATGAAAAAATACCACAATGTTTTTGACCAAGTACCTGGACATTGTTAATGCTTCAATAAACctgaaatgattatttcaaaagatatttagatgctgtaaaaaaaaacatctgtttaatgaaaatacaacattcacactatatcaacattttgaaaacaaacatccTCAAATTGTTGATATTTAGTCTCACATACGGTTGTGAGCTTATGTGACCTTGGGTCGCCCATAAACCCCTCCTGTGCATCCCTATGCAGAAATGTTTTCGTCTTTGTGAAGCATTTTTATGAAATTGCATAATCAGATGTTCCAAGCTGGTCATGTACAGTGTATGCCACCTAATTTTGGAGCCGTATTGGACTTAActtgtgaaaacacagaaacatccTCACTGCCGATGGTTTGGCTGGTAACACTCCACCTTGTTCCGGCTAGCATGCCTTTAACTTTGAAACACAACAGCACGGGTAATTTAACTGTGCCGTTATTGCACATTCTGTCATGTAGGACTGTACAGACTCATTTAACAGACACAgttaaaaatctgcatttcacAGTGCCATGCTGCCCAACTATGCAGGATAGTCGAGTGAAATTCTTATGTAACATGTTATGCTATGATCATTTCCTTTACCAAATCCCCCATAAATTAGAGGTAAGCTTTAGTGGCAAGCTGCTCACTCCAGAGGATGTTAGATAACATGGTCATGGTACACATTACTATATACTTAGCAGTAGCTAGTGATTACATTGGTACAAAGCTTCATTTATTCCTCGTATTTTAACCAAATAATATGACACTGTGGTTTAACATCATGCCACAGTTGGCAGCCATTAGAAGTAAAGTAAGTGCAAGAAGGGGGTTCATTTGAGGTAATGAGTCTTCCCAGCTTTGCCTGCCTCATGTCTATATCCAAGTGCGTCTAACCGTTGGTGATATCTCTGATGTTGTCTGGGGCTAGACAGGATTTTCCGGGGGGGGCAGATTCTCTTGGAAAGAAAAGGCATGCGCAGTCAGAGATGGAGGTTGAATAGTAAATCGGCGTGCATGGCTGCAGAGTTGAGTGGAGCTGAGGTGGCCCGCTGCATGGTTGCATTTAGAGATGAGAGATGCGGCACTctgctcttctcctccctcaAATATAGCTGACCTAGTTTTTTGGTCGTCATACATGTGCCTGAGACCCCGGAACAACACATGGCTGAAACAAAAGCACGTTCTGTTGGTGTTAGCGGTCCCATGTAGTGATGAGGATAATGTGTACTGTAGGTGTTTTTTGGTGAGTGGGTTTGTGTGAGTAGCTGCATTGCTACTGAGTCTACACTTTTGGTGTAAATTCATATGGAACTGTGCCtgtaaaacttaaaattttagCTTGGCCACAATTGTGATTAGTCATCTATGACATCTGAGGACTGTTTAACAAAGCAAGACTTTTAGTCAAGCCAGGTTTATTTCAGTGAATCACAGAACCCTGTTTTATGAAGCAGGTTTAAATATGTTACCGTGGAAACATATCCATCCAGACTAGCAGTCATAACCAGCGGTGAATGTCAGATTTATGATAATTTGACACGTGCTCCTTTTATTggcaaattaaaaagaagaatgaagtATCTGGTTCACCTTTTTTAGGCTGACTCAGGCCAAGCTTTTTCAAATAAGCCTCACTTTTCTTAGCCCCTGTTTTGAAACACCTGCTGATTGTACACCGGCTGGTCTAGATCACACCTTATATCGTTTCTTTGACCTTTTTGAATACATTAATAcgtgattctgtgtgtgtattaatttCAGGGGCGCATTCTCTGTGGTCAGGAGGTGCGTGAAGATCTCCTCCGGACAGGAGTATGCTGCCAAAATCATCAACACCAAGAAGCTTTCTGCCAGAGGTagggaacacaaacacacgcgtaacatgaacagaaacacaGGCCCCGAGTATCACCAAGTTATGTGTGGATGAGCTGTGAACATTACTGCTCCTGAAACAGGCTTTGAGGCTTTGAggacaagtttgtgtgtgtttgtgtgtgcgcagggGTGAAGGTCAATGAGTCAGAGtcagacaggcacacagagcCAGAGACTCATctggattttatttgattaacttttctgtgtgtttgcagacgAAAAAGGTTGAAAATGTGTCAAGTAAATGCTTTATCGGTTTGCCTGCTTGCATTTTTGTGGTGTGTAGTACACATcctttttgtgttattcaaatCTGTCCTTCGGTTTCTATGTAAATTTTTGTCACATCCaaccttgtgtgtgtgcctgggtGTGCGAGTGCTTGTGGTCTGTATTGATTCAGGGCTCTGGCTGGTCTTGTCGTCCCAGGGGCAGATCTCTTGCGAAGCCGACCCAGTTCTTTCACATCCGTCACTGTAATTGTAGCCACCGGCCTGGTTGCTTCAggcacacatattcacacacacatgcacacacacacacgcgcacacatgcacaagcacgcacacacacacacacacacacacacacacacacacacacacacacacacacacacacacacacacacacacaccacacacacatgaccCAGGAACTGCCAAAAGCATATTCGTGATTACTAACCAATAGTATGTTGTGCCTTTGCTGTTCCTCCTTCTTTTCAGCCAATGGCATGTTTTGTCAGCACTTGCTTGCCTGTGATAACCCATGACTCTTATAACACACAAGGAGTCAGGCTTATGTAGATGTGAGCTGAGCTTTTTAgccaaaatttaatttgttacaATTTATTGGAAATTACTTTGGCGGTTTTGCACATGTTGCCTCACTCCCTATAGTTTCATTGATATGATTCAAATGTATGGTTTGTTATAGTGTTGAAGTAGGTGTTTATTAACAAGCAAGTATTTTGCCGTTCTTTCTTTTGAGCAGTTCCCCATGTCCCTCCTCGTCAGCATTCTCATCCTCTCCATGTTCTCTGCACTTGTGCATTTACTCTTCGTCcctattttgcattttctttttctttctctttcatatctgttgcctttttttttttttccttttttggtgATTTACAAGACGCTGTCATATTTCTTACTTCTAGTCACTAATACCTCACCATCTATCCCTGCCTTCCTTCCTCCATCGCTCTGTTTCTTATTTCTTTGCTCCCTCATGCTGCATCTCTCTTGTTTCTGctttcctctcccttccctAAACAATCCTTTGCTCTTTcccttcttctgtctctcttctgcACATGTTGACCCTCCCGCTTGCTGAGCGCAGTGTTGGTAATAGATACCTCGGCAGATGGATCAGTGTCTCACCACTTGCATGCTGGGATagattttccaaaaatactGCAAAGGGTTATCTCACCACATATGCGTGTGGGTCTATGgatacaaacactcacacacacacacacacacacacacacacacacacacacacacacacacacacacacacacacacacacacacacacacacacacacacacacacacacacacacaaacacacacacacaaacctgcacttctatctttgtgaggtcactcatttacataatgcattccctagccccttaccctaccctaacctaaacctaattctaacctggaCCCTAAAACCAAGGTTTAACGGTCAAACAGCGATTTGAAATTGTGTCAGAAAATGAAGACCGGCCAAAGGacaactcaaactggtcctcacaaagatagaagtacatgtgctctctctctctttcctgtgtttgtttgtgtatagaGGTTTACATACCGCCCGTGCTGGCATGTTGGATATGGTCTAACCCTCTTTCAGCGATAAGCCCTAGAATTGCAACTCTGATTCTCTTCTCTGTGGAAGGATCATGACCTTCTGTCTACCCTACTCCatcactatgtgtgtgtgtttcctatGCAAGTGcatacatgtgtttgtatgagtaTATATAATTGAAAAGGGTTTAGGGTAGGATTGGTGTCCGAAATACAGTCAGATCAAGgcgctgtatgtgtgtgtgtgtgcttggtgTTTCTGGTTTTGCACGCACATGTGTGCATTTCGCTTATAGGACCAGTCACAGTCCTGCAATCTGCAATCCTGATTATGCAGCATTTCATTAAGAGCAGCAGATGAGTCAGTGAATGAGAGGAAgcaatggagagagagagagagaggggaagaaaaggataggaagcagagggagagagacataatcagagagagggagcacgGAAAGCCAACACTTAagtacgtgagtgtgtgtgtgtgtgtgcgtttgtgcacACTGAATCCCTCACATCAGTTGAATATTTGCCCTCTGCCTTCAAGCTTTCTTCAGTGTCTTGTCACTATAACTCTCTCTGCTATCTTTTGTCACATTGTATTTGCTTGTGatgtcctgtgtgtgtatgaaagtatgtgtgtgctcttgtgtgtgtgtgtgtgtgtgtgtgtgtgtctgaaatccctaatctgtttgtgtgtgtgtgtttgtgcacatgacCGTCCTtatttgtgtatctgtgcagTAGCCTGGTTGCCTCTCTATGTGACCCTTTCAGCTTGTCTTAACAGTTGGGTAGATTTGCAGTGTTGAATCCATCACAATAAagatattttgaatttgaattctcTTCAGAGACTTTATTATCATTGTTCCTGGCTTGATGTCATTCCAGTCCACTGATTAATAACTGACCCTCCCTCAGAGTCCATCCCAGTTTCTGTGAAAATTGGGCTGTGCCGTcgttatttttgtaatttgcaAGTGCCATGGTAACAGATGATAGCTGTTGCTGAGGTGTATGCCAGTCTGCCTCAGtgttatacatacatatatagatatacacagatatatgtttgtatgtgtacttgttttctttttccatatcGTAGCTTTCCTTCATTAGGCAAGATAAAGATTTGCCCTTCCTTCTCTTGACagtttttcatctctgtgttcTTCCAGTGTTACCGTGACTCTGTTTCCCCTCactttgaaataaaaggaaggagggagacgagagagaggggatgtgattgtgggagagagacagaggaatgggaaggagaggaaggaggaatcAGTGGGAAGAAGGGGGATCACATGACGCACTCGGTTCttgaaagctaaaaataaatgttggtcATTCTCTCACTCTgggcttttctctctctcgctctctctctctctctcacacacacacacacacacacacatacacacacacacacacacacacacacagcatgacaCAGTattgaaaatattacatttttgagCTAGGTTTTTCGGTTCACCGCTTAACGCTCACAGTGTTAAGAACCTTCGGCATGAAACGTGGGGAAAATATCTAATTGCAATTTTTCTAACCGATAATCTacattctga is drawn from Xiphias gladius isolate SHS-SW01 ecotype Sanya breed wild chromosome 15, ASM1685928v1, whole genome shotgun sequence and contains these coding sequences:
- the LOC120799710 gene encoding interleukin-8-like, whose translation is MMSSRVIVTATVVLLASLAISEGMNLRSTGVELHCRCIQTESKPIGRHIEKVELIPANSHCEETEIIATLKKTGVEVCLDPAAPWVKRVIDKILSNRRR